The following DNA comes from Desulfuromonas acetexigens.
CGGGGTGGTCATTATCGACACCCGCCCCGACATGGACATCTTCACCCAGAATGCCCTCTTCGCCGCCGACCGGGTCGTGGTCCCGGTGAAGGACGCCCCCTCCCTGGAGAACTGCAAGCACCTCTACGAATTCTTCGACCGTCACGGCCTTTCCCGGCGGGCGCTGCGCATCCTCCCCTGCCTGGTTGACCAGCGCATCCACTACGACGGCCCCTTCCGCGACCCCTACCAGCTGCTCAAGGCCTACGCCATCAATCGCGGCTACCGCTGCCTGGAAGGCTATATCGCCAAAAGTCCCAAAGTCGAATCCCTCAACACCAACCCCGAAGGGAAGATCTACCCGGTCATCACCCACGGGCGCGCCACCGAGGTCCATGTCCAGTTTTCCCATCTGGCCCGCCAGATCTATCTGGACACCCTCGAGGCCCAACCCCGCCGTCTCGACCTCTTCGCCGAGGAATTGGGGCGCCAGGCCCACGCCCGGGATGAATCCTTCAGCACCCGCCGCGCCCACCTGAGCAGCACCTGCCTGCTCTGCGACAAACCCCTCGTCGCCGACGACGGCTGTCTTCATGCTGGTTATTACTGGGAAAATCCAGCCGCCGAGCGGGCCGGCTTTCTCGAAGAGGACTGTTTCGCCGGCCTCGTCTTTCCCTATTTCTATCGCTCCCGGCGCCAGATCGAAAATCAGGATCCCCTGCGCGAACTCTTTCGCGAGTCGGCGCAACGCTCCTTCTTCGTCCTGCGTCGCGCCCCCAACAGCCGGGGCTTCTACCAGCAGCAGCTCTCCTTCTACCGTTTTGACGACGAGGGGCTGGAAGTCTCCCACAAGGTCATTGAGCTGCCCGAACTCTCCGGCGCCCCCCAGGAAGGGCTGCCCCACTGGACCCCCCTGCTGCGCAACGCCGCCCTGCTCGATGACGACAACCGCCTCACCGACGGTTTTCTGCTCATCCGCCGGGTCAGCTCCGATTTCTCCGAAGGGATTCTCTACGACGAACAGTACCGGCAGTTCCGACAAACGGCTGAGCGCATCGCCGCGCAACTCCCCCGGGACTAAAGCGGCGGGTAAAATCGCCGGCCGCCGTTCAGCGCACCAGCAGGCGGGAGGCCGGCACCACGCGGATCCCCTGGGCGCGCAAATAGCCCACTTCCGCACGCAGGGCGGCGAAGGTTTCCGGGTAGGGATGGCAGATTGCCAACGCCTCACCGGATTTCTTCGCTATCCCCACCATGCGGCGAATCTCCCCGCGAATCGCCGGAACCGTGCGGACATTGTCGAGAAAGATATCTCGCCGCACCGTCGCCACCCCCAACTCCCGCGCCGTTTCAAAAGCCACCGAACGATTACTGGTGCGGCTGTCGACGAAAAACAACCCCGCCTGACGCAACTCCTCCAGCACCACCGCCATCTTTTCCCGGCTCTCGGTAAAACGCGAGCCCATGTGGTTGTTTCCCCCCACGGCATAGGGCACCCGCTGCCGGTAACCGCGCACCAGGGCGCGAATTTCCTCGTCGGAGCGGCTCAGCAGCAGGGCATCGACCCCGGGATTGGTGCGGGGGTAGCCCTGGGGCTCCATGGGCATGTGGATCATCACCTCCCGTCCGCTCTGGTGGGCCAGGGTCGCCACCTGCGGCGCCGCCTCGTTCTGGGGGATAATGGCGAAAGTCACGCCCAGGTCGATCGCGAGGAGTTCCCGGGCCGAGGCCAGATCCCGGCCAAGATCATCCATGACGATTGCCACCCGGCCACCGCTCTCCGGGGGAGGGGGCGTCAGCGAGGTCGGTGGCGGCAGTGCCGGCCGCGGCGCCGGGGGAGGCGGAAGAGCCTTGGGCGGCGGGGGCGCCGCAACCCGAAGCGGACGAAACTGCAGGCGCGCAACCACCCGATCCCCCAGCAGCACCAGCAGCGCCCCGGGGGCTCTTCCCGTTTCCAGACGCACCTCCGGCGCCTCCCGGCGCAAGGGGTCGAGCAGGACATCGAGCTCCGCCGCATCCGGGAAGGGGGTATCGAGGACATAGGTCGTCACCCCATGGTCCTGCTCGATCGTCAGACCCCCGTCGGCATAACCACCCCGGGTCAGGGATTGCTGCAGAAGACGGCGCAAGCCTTCGGGCTGCGGCAGCGCCCGGGTCAGTTCCGGCACAACCGGGGTCGGAGGTTTCACGATCACCGGCGGCACTGGCGGCGACGTTTCGGGGGGAGCGAGGCGAGATTGCCGCACATAGGTCAGCAGGATCAGACTGAGCAGAAGAAAGCCCACCACCCCCAGGGCGGCCAAAAGCAGGCGCAACGGGCGATTGGAGGTCTTTTTAACGGCCGGACGTTTGGCGCGGCGGCTTTTCTTTCGAGGAGGCACAGGGCATAACCAGAAAAAAAGGGGGGATATTCTCCCCCCGTCGTGAGTCGAAGAATCCCGTCGATCAGGCGGCGGGGGCTTGGAGTTCCTTGAAGACGCGCCAGCCCTTGAGCAGGTCGAGGGCGCGCATCAGCTGATAATCATCCCGATCCGTCTCCTTCAGGTCGAACTTTCGGGTCGTTTCGACATCCTTCGGCTGGACTTCGAGAGGTTCGGTGTCGAAATGATTGCTCAGGTCCTTCTCTCGGAAATGGTCGCCCTCCCCCACCTTCTTCAGCTCGGCCGGGGCGACGACGATATCCGGGGTAATGCCCCGCGCCTGGATGGACGTGCCGCTCGGGGTGTAGTAGCGGGCCGTGGTCAGGCGCAGTCCCGAGTTGTCACTTAGGGGGATCACCGTCTGCACCGAGCCCTTGCCGAAGCTCTGGGTACCCAGAACCAGAGCCCGGTCATGATCCTGCAGGGCGCCGGCGACGATCTCCGAGGCGGAGGCGCTACCGCTGTTGATCAGCACCACCAGGGGGAAATCCTCTTCTTCCGTCCCCGGGCGGGCGTGGAATTCCATGTGGCTGCCTTCCTCACGGCCATCGGTATAGACGATCAGCCCCTTGCCAAGGAAGAGGTCGGTCACTTTTACCGCCTGCTCCAGCAGACCGCCGGGATTGTTGCGCAGATCGAGCACCAGCCCATCCAGACGCCCGCCATTTTCCTTGCGCAAATCTTTGAGCGCCTTGGCCAACTCCTCGTCGGTACGCTCCTGGAACTGGGCCAGGCGCACATAGCCGTAGCCGTCCTCCAGGGTCCGGGCCTTGACGCTGCGGATCTTGATGATTTCCCGCTTGAGTTCGAATTCCTTCGGTTTTTCGAAGGCTTCGCGGACGATGGTGATGCGGATCGGGCTCCCCTTGGGACCGCGCATGAGCTTGACCGCATCCATGACGCTCATGTCCTTGGTGAAACCGTCGCCGATCTTGACGATCTGGTCCCCCGCCTGCAGTCCGGCCCGGTAGGCCGGGGTATCCTCGATGGGGGAAACGACGGTGAGAACGCCGTCTTTGATGGTAATCTCGATGCCGATGCCGCCGAATTCACCGCGGGTGTCGTCCTTCATCTCTTTGTAGACGTCGGGAGGCATAAAGGAGGAATGGGGATCGAGGGCGGCGAGCATGCCGTCGATGGCCCCGTAGATGAGTTCCTGCATGGGCACGTCTTCGACGTAGCTTTTGCGCACCAGCGCGAGAACGTCGGAAAAGAGGCGGATATCCTCATACTGGGACTTGGCCTCGGCGGCCAGCGGCCGGGTCAGCTGGGCAACCGCCAGCCAACCGATAGGAAGACAGGCCAACAGGACCAACAGGCGCAACCAGCGGCGTTTGAACATGGATGATTCCTCCGGGTGGGACAACCTCAACGAGGTTTAAGCCAGGGCGCCGGATTGAGCGGCGTCCCGCGATGTCTGATTTCAAAGTATACCGTATCGCTCCCCTCATAGCCCGCATAGGCCACCGTTTCCCCCTGGGCGACCGTTTCGCCGACTCGTTTCGCCAGACGGGAAGCCTGGGCATAGAGGGTATAGTAGCTGTCGCCGTGATCGAGGATGAGAAGATTGCCGTAGCCCTTGAACTCGTTGGCGAAGGCAACCCGACCAGACCAGACGGCGGTCACCGGCTGCTGCGGAGAGGCGCTGATTTCGATGCCGTGGCTTTCGTACAGGGTTCCCAGATCGGCATGGCGCCCGGTCCCGAAAGGGACCTTGACCTTGCCCTTGACCGGCCAGGAGAGCCGACCCTTCTGCCGGCCGAAGGGGTTGGCCAGAGGGGTTTTGGGATCTTGCGCAGAAGGCTTGGAAGTATACGCCCGGGGCTTGGTCGATTCAAGTTTTTTGACCAGGCTCGAGAGCCGCGCGGCCCGCTCCTTGAGGGCGGCCACCTCACTGGCGAGCTTGCTTTTGTCGGTCTTGACCTTCGCCAGCAACCGCTTCTTCAGTCCGGCCGCCTTCTTCAGCGATTCCCGATCGTGCCGCCCCTGCGCCACCAGTGTTTCCTGTTCCTTTTGCAAACCGGTGAGCCGCTCGCGAGTGGCGCTGAGTTCGTCGAGGCGCCGGCGGTAACCGTCCAGCAGTTCCCGATCCCGACGAACGATGCGCCCGAAAAATTCGTAATCCTCGGCCATGCGCGCCGGGCTCTGCGCCAGCATCAGGGTCCGCAGCAAGCCCATGTCCCCACTCTTGTAGAGCGTCACCAGACGTCGCTCGACCTGCCCCCGCAACGACTCGGCGGCCTCTTTCCGCCGGGCACTCTCCCCTTCGGCCGCAGCCAACTCCTCTTTGAGGGCGGCAAGGCGCTCTTCCTGGTTCGCCATACGTTTTTGCAGACGGGCCAGTTCGTTCTCTACCGTCTTCAGATCCTTGCCCAGGGACTTTTCCTCTTTCTGCTTCTTCGAGAGGGATTTGCTCGCCTGGGACAGACGCTGCTCGATCTCCTTGAGGGACTGCCGGGTTTCGTCAGCCTTCTTGTCGGCGGCCAGGCTCTCCCCCGGGGGGTAAGCCAGCAGCGCGCAGAAAAGCAGAATCAGGAAAAAACCGATCCGTGACTTCAAATCCGCACCAGTTTACGCAGGGAGGTGATGCTGCCGAAAAACCCGAGGAAGACCCCGGCGAAGATCAGCAGCAACTGAAATCCGAGAGGGAGAAAGACGATGGAACCGCTGGCCGAGGCGAGGAGCAGGGAAGCCAAGGCCTCGTGGAGAAAATAGCGGAAGACGGCAAAGGCTAGGCTGACAGCGATCAACCCGCCGAGCAATCCCTGCAGGGCGCCTTCGATGAGAAAGGGGGTCTTGATGAACATGCTCGTCGCCCCAACCAGACCCATCACCTCCAGTTCGTCGCGACGGGCATACTGGGTGAGGCGGATGGTGTTGGAAACGATGAAGAGGGCGGCAAAGAGGAGAAAACCGCCGATCACCGCCCCGCCGATCTTGAGCAGGGTGACGAAGGCCTCGAACTTTTCCAGCCATTCCCGGCCGAAACGCACCTCGTCGAGACCGAGATTCGTGCGCAGAGTCGCGACCACCCGTTCAGCTTCGGCGGGGGTGCGGAAATCGGGCTTGAGGGTGATGGCGAGCGATGCCGGCAGGATTTCGGGACCGACCCCTTCGAGCAGATCGGCATCCCGGCCCAGCCGTTTTTTGAAGAGGGTCATGGCCTCTTCCTGGGAGGTGTAGGCGACGGCGGCCACCTCGGGCAAGGCCTCGACCTTTGCACGCAAGGCCTTGAGCGCCCCCGCCTCGGGAACGCGGTCAAGGTAGGCGACGATCTCCACCCGCTCACCGATATGGGCGGTCAACTGCTGCACATTGATGACCACCAGAGCAAAAAAGGCAATGATGGTCAGGGCCACCGCTGTCGTTCCGACCGCCACCCCACAAAGCAACGGGCACTGGCGCATGTTGCGCAAGGCCCGCAGAAAAAAATAGATCAAGCGTTCCACTCGTTATCCTTTATTCGGTCTTCTCAAGCCGGGCGATCCTCGATCAGGCGCCCATGCTCCAGGGTCAGCACCCGTCGCGGAAAGCGGCGGATCATCTCCCGGTCGTGGGTCGCCAGCAGCACCGTCGATCCCCGGGCGTTGGCCCCCTTGAACAACTCCATGATATCCAGGGTCACCTCCGGATCGAGATTGCCCGTCGGTTCGTCGGCGATCAGCACCAGCGGATCGATCACCAGGGCGCGGGCCACCGCCACCCGCTGCTGCTCGCCGCCGGAAAGCTCCAGCGGCAGCCGGTTCAGTTTATGCTCCAGCCCCACCAGTTTCAAGGTCTGGAAGACCTTCTTTCCCACTTCCATGCGCTTGCGTCCCTGTACTTCCAGAGGGAAGGCGACATTTTCGAAAACCGTGCGGGTATTGAGCAGCTTGAAATCCTGGAAGACGATGCCGAGCCGCCGCCGGAGAAAGGGGATCTGCCGGCTGCCCATGCGCGTCACGTTCTGGCTGTTGATGAGGATCTGCCCCCGCGTCGGCTTTTCCGCCGCGTAAAGGAGCTTGAGCAGGGTCGATTTCCCGGCGCCGGAAGGGCCGGTGATATAGACGAAATCCCCTTTGGGGATCTTCAAGTTGAGATCGACCAGCGCGGCCGCGTCTTTCTTGTACGACTTGCAGACATTATAGAACTGGATCATGCACTTACCATTCGTTATAGGGAATGCCGTTAAGCCCGACCAGATCGCTGACGCTGCGGAAATCGTAACAGCCCCCCGGCGCCAGTTCCCCGTCGTCGGTCGCTTCCGGGGGAATGCACTCCCATTCGCTCTCGTTGGTGAAAGGATCGCGGGGAACTCCCCGCAGGTAGCGCTTGTTGATCAGATCCTCGAGGGATTCAGGATAGGCCGCGTGGTCGGCATAATAGGCGTCCGTAGCCCGACGGATCTGGTAGAGATCCTCCATGAGCACCGTTTCCCGCGCCTTGATCAGGCTGCGTTTATAGCTCGGCACGGAGATGCTCGCCAGGATACCGATAACGGTCATGACGATCAAGAGTTCGACCAGGGTAAACCCCCGGGGCAGATGGCGCAAACATTTTATGATCCGCATGGAAGCATTCACCAGGTGGAGTAAGAGGTGCCGTCAAGGGCCGTCCGGCCGCTCTGGGAGTAGACATCGTAAACGTCCTCTCCCCCCCAGACCGTCGAATCGGCGTCGTCGGCATAGGAACGCAGTCCCCAGCCGTCACCGTATTCGTCGAAAGGATCGGAAGGAATGCGGCGCAGGTATTTGCGTTTTATCTTGTTCGGGCCGCCCCAGTCCTTGCCCGTCACCAGGGTTTCCAGATCCTCGGGATAGCCCGAATCGCCGAGAGAGGCGCCGCCGGGCAGGGTATTATCCTTTACTGCCTTGTCATAATCTTCTTTGTAGGCATCGATGGCGCTGCGGATTTCACGCAGGGCGCGGCGCAGTTCGATCTCTTTGGTGCGGCGCACGGTGACTTCGGCGACCGGCAGCACCGCCGCCGCCAGTACCGAGAGAATCGCCATGGCGACCAGCAACTCGACCAGGGTCAGACCCCGTGCGGAAGAAAATCGCATGCGGCGCGTCATGGAGAGCCTATCGCACCTCCAAAGTGGTGGACATGGGCAATACCACCAGGCGATTGCCGGCGGGGTCGCGGAAATTGATGCGATCGAAGCCGACCTGCGCCGAGCCTGCGGCCCGACCCTTGAACACCAGGCGGAAGAGCTTGCCGCTGCCGGTGGCGCCGGGACCGCCCAGCCCCTGTTTGTAGCCGACGATCAGTTCCCCCTTCTCCTGGTTGACGCTGCTGGTGAAAAGGGTCGACTGCCCGTTAGCCTTGAGGAAATCCCCCTCCTCGGCGCGGACGAAACTCAGTTTCTGGCTATCGAAACGGACAAAGAGGGGAGCGCTGTACAACCCGGTGATTTCCTGGACCATCGCCTCGAGCACCACTTCCTGCCCGACGCCGACCTCGGCCGGCCCGGTGAAAGAGACCCGGGCACGGTCTCCGAGCCTGGGCAATTCGGGGATATCCGCGGCGGCTGGAGCCGGGGGGGAAATGACCGGCGCCACGGGGATCGACTCCGGGGCAGGTGCGACGGGC
Coding sequences within:
- a CDS encoding ParA family protein — encoded protein: MSRPYVLTISSEKGGVGKTTLATNLAIYLKAINEDLPVTLFSFDNHFSVDRMFRIGRAPHAGNVLKMLVEKKIDPAVEMGEYGVQFVPSSGELAEMRDQLTNPARLARILAESELSGVVIIDTRPDMDIFTQNALFAADRVVVPVKDAPSLENCKHLYEFFDRHGLSRRALRILPCLVDQRIHYDGPFRDPYQLLKAYAINRGYRCLEGYIAKSPKVESLNTNPEGKIYPVITHGRATEVHVQFSHLARQIYLDTLEAQPRRLDLFAEELGRQAHARDESFSTRRAHLSSTCLLCDKPLVADDGCLHAGYYWENPAAERAGFLEEDCFAGLVFPYFYRSRRQIENQDPLRELFRESAQRSFFVLRRAPNSRGFYQQQLSFYRFDDEGLEVSHKVIELPELSGAPQEGLPHWTPLLRNAALLDDDNRLTDGFLLIRRVSSDFSEGILYDEQYRQFRQTAERIAAQLPRD
- a CDS encoding divergent polysaccharide deacetylase family protein, whose product is MPPRKKSRRAKRPAVKKTSNRPLRLLLAALGVVGFLLLSLILLTYVRQSRLAPPETSPPVPPVIVKPPTPVVPELTRALPQPEGLRRLLQQSLTRGGYADGGLTIEQDHGVTTYVLDTPFPDAAELDVLLDPLRREAPEVRLETGRAPGALLVLLGDRVVARLQFRPLRVAAPPPPKALPPPPAPRPALPPPTSLTPPPPESGGRVAIVMDDLGRDLASARELLAIDLGVTFAIIPQNEAAPQVATLAHQSGREVMIHMPMEPQGYPRTNPGVDALLLSRSDEEIRALVRGYRQRVPYAVGGNNHMGSRFTESREKMAVVLEELRQAGLFFVDSRTSNRSVAFETARELGVATVRRDIFLDNVRTVPAIRGEIRRMVGIAKKSGEALAICHPYPETFAALRAEVGYLRAQGIRVVPASRLLVR
- a CDS encoding S41 family peptidase, which codes for MFKRRWLRLLVLLACLPIGWLAVAQLTRPLAAEAKSQYEDIRLFSDVLALVRKSYVEDVPMQELIYGAIDGMLAALDPHSSFMPPDVYKEMKDDTRGEFGGIGIEITIKDGVLTVVSPIEDTPAYRAGLQAGDQIVKIGDGFTKDMSVMDAVKLMRGPKGSPIRITIVREAFEKPKEFELKREIIKIRSVKARTLEDGYGYVRLAQFQERTDEELAKALKDLRKENGGRLDGLVLDLRNNPGGLLEQAVKVTDLFLGKGLIVYTDGREEGSHMEFHARPGTEEEDFPLVVLINSGSASASEIVAGALQDHDRALVLGTQSFGKGSVQTVIPLSDNSGLRLTTARYYTPSGTSIQARGITPDIVVAPAELKKVGEGDHFREKDLSNHFDTEPLEVQPKDVETTRKFDLKETDRDDYQLMRALDLLKGWRVFKELQAPAA
- a CDS encoding murein hydrolase activator EnvC family protein, which encodes MKSRIGFFLILLFCALLAYPPGESLAADKKADETRQSLKEIEQRLSQASKSLSKKQKEEKSLGKDLKTVENELARLQKRMANQEERLAALKEELAAAEGESARRKEAAESLRGQVERRLVTLYKSGDMGLLRTLMLAQSPARMAEDYEFFGRIVRRDRELLDGYRRRLDELSATRERLTGLQKEQETLVAQGRHDRESLKKAAGLKKRLLAKVKTDKSKLASEVAALKERAARLSSLVKKLESTKPRAYTSKPSAQDPKTPLANPFGRQKGRLSWPVKGKVKVPFGTGRHADLGTLYESHGIEISASPQQPVTAVWSGRVAFANEFKGYGNLLILDHGDSYYTLYAQASRLAKRVGETVAQGETVAYAGYEGSDTVYFEIRHRGTPLNPAPWLKPR
- the ftsX gene encoding permease-like cell division protein FtsX, with amino-acid sequence MERLIYFFLRALRNMRQCPLLCGVAVGTTAVALTIIAFFALVVINVQQLTAHIGERVEIVAYLDRVPEAGALKALRAKVEALPEVAAVAYTSQEEAMTLFKKRLGRDADLLEGVGPEILPASLAITLKPDFRTPAEAERVVATLRTNLGLDEVRFGREWLEKFEAFVTLLKIGGAVIGGFLLFAALFIVSNTIRLTQYARRDELEVMGLVGATSMFIKTPFLIEGALQGLLGGLIAVSLAFAVFRYFLHEALASLLLASASGSIVFLPLGFQLLLIFAGVFLGFFGSITSLRKLVRI
- the ftsE gene encoding cell division ATP-binding protein FtsE, with amino-acid sequence MIQFYNVCKSYKKDAAALVDLNLKIPKGDFVYITGPSGAGKSTLLKLLYAAEKPTRGQILINSQNVTRMGSRQIPFLRRRLGIVFQDFKLLNTRTVFENVAFPLEVQGRKRMEVGKKVFQTLKLVGLEHKLNRLPLELSGGEQQRVAVARALVIDPLVLIADEPTGNLDPEVTLDIMELFKGANARGSTVLLATHDREMIRRFPRRVLTLEHGRLIEDRPA
- a CDS encoding type IV pilin protein, with translation MRIIKCLRHLPRGFTLVELLIVMTVIGILASISVPSYKRSLIKARETVLMEDLYQIRRATDAYYADHAAYPESLEDLINKRYLRGVPRDPFTNESEWECIPPEATDDGELAPGGCYDFRSVSDLVGLNGIPYNEW
- a CDS encoding type II secretion system protein — its product is MTRRMRFSSARGLTLVELLVAMAILSVLAAAVLPVAEVTVRRTKEIELRRALREIRSAIDAYKEDYDKAVKDNTLPGGASLGDSGYPEDLETLVTGKDWGGPNKIKRKYLRRIPSDPFDEYGDGWGLRSYADDADSTVWGGEDVYDVYSQSGRTALDGTSYSTW